From Leptodactylus fuscus isolate aLepFus1 chromosome 11, aLepFus1.hap2, whole genome shotgun sequence, one genomic window encodes:
- the LOC142184713 gene encoding uncharacterized protein LOC142184713 produces the protein MREDRSSVYYTTQDRSSIYYTTQERGQILYILHHTGERTDPLYTTPHSRDNRSSIYYATRERGQVFYILHHTGEKTGLLYTTPHRREDRSSVYYTTQDRSSIYYTTQERGQILYILHHTVERTDPLYTTPHGRENRSSIYYTTQERGQVFYILHHTGEKTGLLYTTPHRREDRSSIYYTTQERGQVLCILHHTGQILYILQHTGELTGPLYTTPHRTDPLYTTPHRREDRSSIYYATRERGQVFYILHHTGERTGPLYTTPHRRENRSSVYYTTQDRSSIYYTTQERGQILYILHHTGERTDPLYTTPHRTDPLYTTPQRTGPLYTTPHRREDRSSIYYTTQERGQVLYVLHHTGQVLYILHHI, from the exons atgagagaggacaggtcctctgtatactacaccacacaggacagatcctctatatactacaccacacaggagagaggacagatcctctatatactacaccacacaggagagagaacagatcctctatatactacaccacacagtagagacaacagatcctctatatactatgccacacgggagagaggacaggtcttctatatactacaccacacaggagagaagacaggtcttctatatactacaccacacaggagagaggacaggtcctctgtatactacaccacacaggacagatcctctatatactacaccacacaggagagaggacagatcctctatatactacaccacacagtagagagaacagatcctctatatactacgccacacGGGAGagagaacagatcctctatatactacaccacacaggagagaggacaggtcttctatatactacaccacacaggagagaagacaggtcttctatatactacaccacacaggagagaggacaggtcctctatatactacaccacacaggagagaggacaggtcctctgtatactacaccacacaggacagatcctctatatactacagcacacaggagagctaacaggtcctctatatactacaccacacaggacag atcctctatatactacgccacacaggagagaggacagatcctctatatactacgccacacgggagagaggacaggtcttctatatactacaccacacaggagagaggacaggtcctctatatactacaccacacaggagagagaacagatcctctgtatactacaccacacaggacagatcctctatatactacaccacacaggagagaggacagatcctctatatactacaccacacaggagagagaacagatcctctgtatactacaccacacaggacagatcctctatatactacaccacaaaggacaggtcctctatatactacaccacacaggagagaggacagatcctctatatactacaccacacaggagagaggacaggtcctctatgtactacaccacacaggacaggtcctctatatactacaccacatataA
- the LOC142184127 gene encoding RNA-binding protein Nova-2-like: protein MAGGSLHQNAPYPPAQQQQTPQMETEASDSRKRPLETPTEASSTKRSNTADDSELFLKVLIPSYAAGSIIGKGGQTIVQLQRETGATIKLSKSKDFYPGTTERVCLVQGTAEALLSVHNFIAEKVREVPQGGAKTDLGVLIPTQNNISAERAKQAKLIVPNTTAGLIIGKGGSTVRSIMEESGAWVQLSQKPAGPNLHERVVTVSGEPSQVHRAIRSIIHKAREDPPQGTAHLNISYINSQGPVANSNPTGSPYAGGTAEPAIAPFPTATPTAPTISGGDLLAISTALNTLASYGYSTGLGFNPLVSGVHPAAISLLTSYTGEAGPAIGLGGGGILMDKLAAESVTGKETLEMAVPETLVGAILGKGGKTLVEYQELTGARIQISKKGEFVPGTRSRKVTITGPPGATQAAQYLIGQRVAYEQGVRSSNPQKVG from the exons ATGGCTGGAGGGTCTCTCCACCAGAACGCTCCCTATCCGCCTGCACAGCAGCAGCAGACCCCACAAATGGAGACTGAGGCTTCAGATTCAAGGAAGAGACCCCTGGAGACCCCAACTGAGGCTTCCAGTACCAAGAGGTCCAACACAGCAG atgacAGTGAACTTTTCCTGAAGGTGCTGATACCAAGTTACGCTGCAGGCTCCATTATCGGAAAAGGTGGCCAAACCATCGTCCAGTTGCAGCGGGAGACGGGGGCCACCATCAAACTGTCCAAGTCTAAAGACTTCTACCCAG GGACAACGGAGCGTGTGTGTTTGGTGCAGGGAACTGCAGAGGCGCTACTGTCTGTACATAACTTCATAGCAGAGAAGGTGCGGGAGGTGCCGCAAGGAGGAGCCAAGACCGACCTGGGTGTACTTATCCCTACCCAGAACAACATTAGTGCCGAGCGGGCCAAGCAG gcCAAACTAATCGTCCCTAATACAACAGCTGGCCTGATCATTGGCAAGGGTGGATCCACTGTTCGCAGCATTATGGAAGAGTCAGGGGCATGGGTCCAGCTCTcccagaaacctgcaggaccaaATCTCCACGAACGGGTGGTGACAGTGAGTGGGGAGCCAAGTCAGGTTCATCGAGCCATACGAAGCATCATACACAAAGCGCGAGAGGATCCTCCTCAGGGCACGGCCCATCTCAACATCAGTTATATCAACTCCCAGGGTCCTGTGGCTAACTCAAATCCTACAGGATCCCCTTATGCTGGTGGGACAGCAGAACCAGCTATTGCCCCCTTTCCTACTGCAACACCGACTGCTCCAACCATTTCTGGTGGAGATCTTTTGGCCATCTCTACTGCCCTAAATACACTGGCCAGTTATGGTTACAGCACAGGCTTgggatttaaccccttggtgagtGGTGTCCATCCAGCAGCTATCAGTCTTCTCACATCTTACACAGGTGAAGCCGGTCCAGCTATAGGGCTTGGGGGTGGAGGGATTCTAATGGACAAGTTGGCTGCAGAAAGCGTTACAGGCAAAGAAACACTAGAGATGGCTGTGCCGGAGACATTAGTGGGTGCAATACTGGGCAAAGGTGGAAAGACACTGGTGGAATATCAAGAGCTGACTGGAGCGCGAATACAAATCTCAAAGAAGGGGGAATTCGTTCCAGGAACAAGAAGCAGGAAAGTGACCATTACTGGACCACCAGGTGCTACACAAGCAGCACAGTATCTCATCGGGCAGAGAGTGGCATATGAGCAAGGTGTGCGATCAAGCAACCCACAAAAAGTGGGATAA